From Echinicola soli, a single genomic window includes:
- a CDS encoding type IA DNA topoisomerase → MKVCIAEKPSVAREIAQVIGAKSRKEGYFEGNGYQVTWTFGHFCSLYPPEDYDPTWKRWDLYTLPMLPKRFETKVIADNGVKKQFKIIRDLVNKAQLVINCGDAGQEGELIQRWVLKQADYQGKVQRLWISSLTAESIQSGFENLKPAEEFDNLYYAGSSRAIGDWLLGMNATRLYTLKYGGYKQVLSIGRVQTPTLAILVNRHHEIENFKPEPYWELQTHYRDTIFNSTEGKFLKKEDGEALLTQITGKDLFITAIDQKEGKEYAPKLFDLTSLQVYCNNKFNLTADNTLKTVQRLYEMKVVTYPRVDTTFLPNDMYPKIPGILSGLSSYHQFTAPLLAKKIRKSPKVFNDKKVTDHHAIIPTGEEKQLGHTEQKVYDIIVRRFLAVFYPDCKVAKTQVTGEIENTSFTAKGKEILEEGWRVLFPKDNKKEKDDGDNKEDEEEGILPAFEKGEHGPHQPTLKEKTTKPPKNYTEASLLRAMETAGKQVEDDELRELMKANGIGRPSTRASIIETLFRRKYIERRKKLVVPTEMGIQLIGTIQNDLLKSAELTGQWEKQLKEIEEGEFSAIQFISNMKKMVAGLVMEVKQESNKPRLASPYASDSSKKNTPTNPKKGSSKPAAKGFPEVSCPKCGQGNIIKGKTAYGCSQWKTGCDLRVPMKVMGKKLTDKQIQRLIEKKVTTKLKGFQMDGQKVEGILRLTDNFQVDIDLKSSPTNKPSPEQMPPCPKCTKGTIIKGKTAYGCSEWKNGCDFRFTFKDIKGKANGRPLTKELVLEIISQ, encoded by the coding sequence ATGAAAGTTTGTATTGCCGAAAAACCAAGTGTAGCCCGAGAAATAGCCCAAGTCATTGGAGCCAAAAGCCGCAAAGAAGGATATTTCGAAGGCAATGGCTATCAGGTTACCTGGACCTTTGGCCATTTTTGTTCCCTGTATCCCCCGGAGGATTATGATCCCACTTGGAAACGTTGGGACCTCTACACCCTTCCTATGCTGCCCAAGCGCTTCGAAACGAAAGTCATAGCAGATAATGGTGTAAAGAAGCAATTTAAGATCATCCGAGACCTGGTAAACAAGGCCCAATTGGTGATAAACTGTGGTGACGCCGGCCAAGAGGGCGAACTCATCCAGCGCTGGGTACTAAAACAAGCGGATTATCAAGGGAAAGTACAGCGGTTGTGGATTTCTTCACTGACCGCAGAATCTATCCAGTCAGGTTTTGAAAACCTTAAGCCGGCGGAGGAATTTGACAATTTATACTATGCAGGAAGTTCCAGGGCGATCGGCGATTGGCTGCTCGGCATGAACGCTACCCGGCTTTACACACTCAAGTACGGCGGTTATAAGCAAGTCCTCTCCATCGGCCGTGTCCAGACTCCTACCCTGGCCATACTGGTCAACAGGCACCATGAGATCGAAAATTTCAAACCTGAACCTTACTGGGAATTACAGACCCATTACAGGGACACTATCTTCAACAGCACCGAGGGGAAATTTCTCAAGAAAGAGGATGGGGAAGCCTTACTGACCCAAATCACAGGGAAGGATCTTTTCATCACCGCCATAGACCAAAAAGAAGGAAAAGAATATGCTCCAAAACTTTTTGACCTGACCAGCTTACAGGTCTACTGCAACAATAAATTTAACCTTACCGCTGACAATACCCTCAAGACTGTCCAAAGGCTGTACGAAATGAAAGTGGTCACTTACCCAAGGGTGGACACTACCTTTCTTCCCAATGACATGTACCCCAAGATCCCCGGGATACTAAGTGGGCTCAGCAGTTACCATCAATTTACGGCGCCCTTGTTGGCAAAGAAGATCAGAAAATCACCAAAGGTCTTTAACGACAAAAAAGTAACCGACCACCATGCAATTATTCCTACCGGCGAAGAAAAACAACTGGGCCACACCGAACAGAAAGTCTACGACATTATTGTCAGGAGGTTTTTGGCCGTTTTCTATCCCGATTGTAAAGTAGCAAAAACCCAAGTAACCGGAGAAATAGAAAACACCAGCTTCACCGCTAAAGGAAAGGAAATCCTGGAAGAAGGATGGCGGGTACTTTTTCCCAAGGACAACAAAAAAGAAAAAGATGACGGTGACAACAAGGAAGACGAAGAAGAAGGCATCCTCCCAGCATTCGAAAAAGGAGAACATGGACCGCACCAGCCTACGCTAAAAGAAAAAACTACCAAGCCTCCCAAAAATTACACAGAGGCCTCTCTGCTCAGGGCGATGGAAACAGCTGGCAAACAAGTAGAAGATGATGAGCTCCGGGAACTCATGAAGGCCAATGGCATAGGAAGACCTTCCACACGGGCCAGCATCATCGAGACCCTTTTCAGGCGTAAATATATCGAACGGCGAAAAAAACTGGTTGTACCCACAGAAATGGGTATTCAGCTCATTGGTACCATTCAAAACGACCTTCTGAAATCAGCTGAACTTACTGGCCAATGGGAGAAGCAACTGAAAGAAATCGAGGAAGGAGAATTCAGTGCCATCCAGTTTATATCGAACATGAAAAAAATGGTGGCAGGGCTGGTCATGGAGGTAAAGCAAGAATCCAACAAACCGCGCTTAGCCTCTCCCTATGCTTCGGACAGCAGCAAAAAAAACACCCCAACCAACCCTAAAAAGGGATCTTCCAAACCGGCTGCAAAAGGGTTTCCTGAAGTTTCTTGCCCAAAATGCGGTCAAGGAAACATCATCAAGGGCAAAACGGCTTATGGCTGTAGCCAATGGAAAACAGGATGTGACCTACGCGTTCCTATGAAAGTCATGGGCAAAAAACTAACAGACAAGCAGATCCAGCGTTTAATCGAGAAAAAGGTTACCACCAAACTCAAGGGCTTCCAAATGGATGGACAAAAGGTGGAAGGAATTTTAAGATTAACCGACAACTTCCAAGTGGATATCGATCTCAAATCCTCTCCCACCAACAAGCCCAGCCCCGAACAAATGCCTCCTTGCCCAAAATGCACAAAAGGAACTATCATCAAAGGCAAGACTGCCTATGGCTGCAGTGAATGGAAAAATGGTTGTGACTTTAGGTTTACTTTTAAGGACATCAAAGGAAAGGCCAATGGGCGTCCGCTTACCAAAGAGTTGGTGCTTGAAATCATTAGCCAATAA
- a CDS encoding response regulator: protein MTSIKSLCIIDDDPIYTFGVKKIIEMGNFNVNAMFYQNGHEAYEGLSSKIDNGESMPDMILLDINMPIWNGWKFLDEFLKIQPDTNITIYIISSSIDPNDTKKAKEYNIIKNFIVKPISIEKVKELLEQNT from the coding sequence ATGACAAGTATAAAGAGCCTTTGTATAATAGACGATGATCCTATATATACTTTTGGAGTAAAAAAAATCATTGAGATGGGAAATTTCAATGTAAATGCCATGTTTTACCAAAATGGCCATGAGGCCTATGAAGGCTTATCGTCAAAAATCGATAATGGGGAATCCATGCCTGATATGATCCTGTTGGATATAAATATGCCCATTTGGAATGGATGGAAATTTCTGGACGAATTTCTTAAAATCCAGCCCGACACCAATATTACCATTTACATTATTTCCAGCAGTATTGACCCCAACGACACTAAAAAGGCAAAAGAATATAATATTATTAAAAATTTTATAGTTAAGCCTATCTCTATTGAAAAAGTAAAGGAATTATTGGAACAGAATACTTGA
- a CDS encoding VOC family protein codes for MSTIQTTQNIIPFLWFDKEAEEAIRFYTGLFPNSEIKKLTKWPEGGPMPAGTVQIGDFVINGLRVHAFDGGPNFKFNEAVSFFVQCEDQAEIDRYWHQLIDYGGVESQCGWLKDKYGFSWQIVPKELGEMLSSKNVNGAKKMMEAVMKMKKLEIEKLKAAFED; via the coding sequence ATGAGCACCATTCAAACAACCCAAAACATTATCCCATTTCTATGGTTTGACAAAGAGGCTGAAGAAGCCATCCGTTTTTATACAGGATTATTTCCCAACTCGGAAATCAAGAAATTGACCAAATGGCCCGAAGGAGGGCCGATGCCTGCCGGTACGGTACAGATTGGCGATTTTGTCATCAATGGACTTCGGGTGCATGCCTTCGATGGAGGTCCCAATTTTAAGTTCAATGAAGCGGTTTCCTTTTTCGTGCAGTGTGAAGACCAAGCGGAAATAGACCGTTATTGGCACCAATTAATCGATTATGGAGGGGTGGAATCCCAGTGTGGATGGCTGAAAGATAAGTATGGCTTTTCCTGGCAAATTGTACCCAAAGAACTTGGGGAAATGCTTTCCTCCAAAAATGTAAATGGAGCCAAGAAAATGATGGAAGCAGTGATGAAAATGAAAAAACTGGAAATTGAAAAACTTAAAGCGGCTTTTGAAGATTGA
- a CDS encoding SRPBCC family protein — MKKITVTTSVNAPVDKVWAYWTGPEHIMRWNNASDDWHTPHASNDLREGGAFTSRMESKDGTIGFDFSGTYQAVHEGKMLSYALDDGREVEVVFTPEGEGTVIKETFDPEQTNPIEMQKGGWQAILDNFKKYVETKMQES; from the coding sequence ATGAAAAAGATCACAGTAACCACGAGCGTAAATGCACCAGTAGACAAAGTTTGGGCCTATTGGACTGGCCCTGAGCATATCATGAGATGGAACAATGCATCTGATGATTGGCATACACCACATGCCAGCAATGACCTTCGTGAAGGAGGAGCTTTTACCTCTAGGATGGAGTCAAAAGATGGAACTATCGGCTTTGACTTTTCGGGGACCTATCAGGCCGTTCATGAAGGAAAGATGCTTTCTTATGCACTGGATGATGGCCGGGAAGTAGAGGTCGTTTTTACGCCAGAGGGAGAAGGAACAGTGATCAAAGAAACCTTTGATCCTGAACAGACCAATCCCATCGAAATGCAAAAAGGAGGCTGGCAGGCAATTTTGGACAATTTTAAAAAATATGTCGAAACCAAAATGCAGGAGTCGTAA
- a CDS encoding phosphatidylinositol-specific phospholipase C1-like protein, with amino-acid sequence MKSVKLLIVGAITALMPACNPSKEHKNEAIQLNDIQVIGSHNSYKIGIEPEIMAIIAEKDSGTAVALEYDHIPLNEQLELGLRNLELDVFHDPIGGRYSQPKTLVNLDSAGIPHLPFDEAGKLDQAGLKLFHVQDIDFRSHHLLFKDALNELSNWSYSHPEHTPIIILINAKDGNSPQMTPALPFTAAALDSIDKEIRSVFPQEKLITPDLVRGEYASLEEAVLTEGWPILEKVKGRFLFVLDEKEEKNNRYLSVHPNLENAVLFINVKERDPNAGFRIINDPIENHDYIKDLVAKGYMIRTRADAGTMEARNNDYNRFEKAKSSGAQVISTDYYIPSSLFESNYKVVFEGNGYERPQLKN; translated from the coding sequence ATGAAGAGTGTCAAATTACTTATTGTAGGAGCTATCACGGCACTAATGCCTGCTTGTAACCCATCCAAGGAACATAAAAATGAAGCTATACAGCTAAATGACATCCAAGTAATCGGCAGTCACAACAGTTATAAAATCGGAATTGAACCTGAAATAATGGCCATCATTGCTGAAAAGGACTCCGGTACGGCCGTTGCCTTAGAATATGACCATATTCCACTAAACGAGCAGTTGGAATTAGGTCTGCGCAATTTGGAATTGGATGTATTTCATGATCCAATTGGCGGCAGGTACAGCCAGCCAAAAACCTTGGTAAACCTTGACTCAGCAGGGATTCCCCATTTACCTTTTGATGAAGCCGGCAAACTCGACCAAGCAGGACTAAAGCTATTCCACGTCCAGGACATAGACTTCAGAAGCCACCATTTGTTGTTTAAAGACGCCCTGAACGAGCTTTCCAATTGGAGCTATTCCCACCCAGAACACACCCCTATCATCATCCTGATCAATGCCAAAGATGGCAATTCGCCCCAGATGACACCTGCACTTCCCTTTACGGCCGCTGCACTTGACAGTATTGACAAAGAAATCCGATCGGTTTTTCCTCAAGAAAAATTGATCACACCGGATTTGGTACGAGGAGAATATGCTTCATTGGAGGAAGCGGTTTTGACTGAAGGCTGGCCGATACTGGAAAAAGTAAAAGGGAGATTTTTGTTTGTATTGGACGAAAAGGAAGAAAAAAACAATCGCTACCTCTCTGTCCATCCTAACTTAGAAAACGCTGTACTCTTTATCAATGTCAAGGAAAGAGACCCAAATGCAGGTTTTCGCATCATCAATGACCCGATCGAAAACCATGACTACATCAAAGACCTTGTCGCCAAAGGTTATATGATCAGAACCCGAGCAGATGCTGGCACCATGGAAGCCAGAAACAATGACTACAATCGATTTGAAAAAGCCAAAAGTTCCGGTGCTCAGGTGATATCTACTGATTATTATATTCCAAGTAGCTTGTTTGAATCCAATTATAAGGTGGTATTCGAAGGAAACGGATACGAACGACCGCAATTGAAAAATTAG
- a CDS encoding S41 family peptidase, with amino-acid sequence MKRLFLAVILTFFAILFTHARELTPLNESQKFKQFGLVWGLMKYHHPLVSKGKYNWSEVFVKNAEKLERIKNQEELNFFLLNFINSFKSSKIKISNDFDGLFTKNYDYDWIAKFQPTSELYKKLNELKLNTNINDYYVSIGKLSVIPTFENEKALEKFDFSIKSHRLLTLFSFWNAIQYFDVNKYLMDTDWEDTLDKLIPAFLTCDAELNYEKLKAEMVRALDDSHAFYLNQNLLDSLFEYKPSFVTNLVNDTLVVIATFDKNVDEYNNIKLGDKIVKIGDKSIKTSILEDLSPYISASNYSFLKRLSNWVLHGKSDSLKVTIARNDSLFSKNLPRYKDFTNTNPKVLSRDTPRKKWQFIEDDIGYINLKSISKKEIKTAFSSFSQTKGIIIDLRNYPNNLALNELTHYLYPERKTFIHVLGPIANRPSLAKHVKSPLKLIIDPFKTGHKNRNFYSKRIVLLVNNNTMSQSEYIGMAIQGSPNCLTVGETTAGAVMNIAAFTLPDATEVNFTSLGAFYPDGSGAQRKGLKIDHYVNETTSNFLKDQYVLKGIELIKMK; translated from the coding sequence ATGAAACGTTTATTTCTAGCAGTTATCTTAACCTTTTTTGCCATCCTTTTTACACACGCTAGAGAACTCACTCCACTTAATGAATCACAAAAATTTAAACAGTTCGGCTTAGTTTGGGGTCTAATGAAATACCACCACCCTTTAGTCAGTAAAGGAAAATATAATTGGTCTGAAGTATTTGTGAAAAATGCAGAAAAGTTAGAACGCATAAAAAACCAGGAAGAGCTTAACTTTTTTTTGCTAAACTTTATCAACTCCTTTAAATCTTCCAAAATCAAAATATCCAATGATTTTGATGGATTGTTCACAAAAAATTATGACTATGATTGGATAGCAAAATTCCAACCAACTTCAGAACTTTATAAAAAACTAAATGAGCTAAAATTAAACACCAACATCAATGATTATTATGTATCCATTGGGAAGCTGTCAGTAATCCCGACTTTTGAAAATGAAAAGGCACTGGAAAAATTCGACTTCTCAATAAAAAGCCACAGACTTTTAACATTATTCAGTTTTTGGAATGCTATACAATATTTTGATGTCAACAAATATTTAATGGATACTGACTGGGAAGACACCCTGGACAAACTTATCCCCGCATTCTTAACCTGCGATGCTGAATTAAATTATGAAAAGCTTAAAGCTGAAATGGTAAGAGCCTTGGATGACTCTCATGCGTTTTACTTAAATCAAAATTTACTCGATTCATTGTTTGAATATAAACCATCATTTGTGACAAATCTAGTAAATGACACCTTAGTGGTTATTGCAACATTTGACAAAAACGTGGACGAATATAACAATATCAAACTGGGAGATAAAATTGTCAAAATTGGGGACAAAAGCATTAAAACAAGCATTTTGGAAGACTTAAGTCCATATATCTCTGCTTCTAATTACTCATTTTTAAAAAGATTAAGTAACTGGGTATTGCACGGTAAATCAGACTCGCTCAAAGTAACAATAGCTAGAAACGATTCTCTCTTTTCAAAAAATCTACCACGCTATAAAGACTTCACAAATACAAACCCAAAAGTATTATCTAGAGATACTCCAAGGAAAAAATGGCAATTTATAGAGGACGATATAGGCTACATTAATCTAAAATCCATTTCAAAAAAAGAAATAAAAACTGCTTTTTCCAGCTTCTCTCAAACTAAAGGAATAATCATAGATTTAAGGAACTATCCTAATAATTTAGCATTAAATGAACTTACCCACTATCTGTATCCAGAGAGAAAAACGTTCATTCATGTACTAGGCCCAATTGCAAACAGACCCTCTTTAGCTAAACATGTAAAATCTCCGCTAAAGCTAATTATTGATCCATTTAAGACAGGACATAAAAACCGTAACTTTTATAGCAAAAGAATTGTTTTGCTGGTAAATAACAACACCATGAGTCAATCCGAATATATCGGCATGGCGATCCAGGGCTCTCCAAACTGTCTAACAGTAGGAGAAACCACTGCTGGTGCTGTCATGAACATCGCTGCCTTTACACTTCCGGACGCCACGGAGGTGAATTTCACTAGCTTAGGTGCGTTTTACCCAGACGGCAGTGGAGCACAAAGGAAAGGTCTAAAAATAGATCACTATGTAAATGAAACCACTTCAAATTTCTTAAAAGACCAATATGTTCTGAAAGGAATAGAATTGATTAAGATGAAATGA
- a CDS encoding sulfatase family protein: MNKTKLTTFFSRLYYALPVFLLMACDSNKQSKQVEESSPDHPNIVVIYMDDLGYGDMSAYGATEISTPNMDKLANEGVRFTNGYASSATCTPSRYALLTGMYPWRNKDAKILPGTAPLLIDTAQMTLPKMLKQHGYYTGIVGKWHLGLGNGNVDWNQKISPSPNEVGFDYSHILAATQDRVPTVYIENGHVVNLDPSDPVEVDYQKNFEGEPTGKDNPEMLTMKWHHGHHNSIVNGIPRIGFMKGGEAARWSDVDMADHFLGKAKAFVKGHKEEPFFLYYALQQPHVPRTPNPRFVGATGMGPRGDVIAEADWCIGEFLKTLEEEGILENTLIVFSSDNGPVLNDGYYDDAVEKLGNHKPAGPLRGGKYSLFEAGTRVPFAVYWKGKIVPQVSDALVCQVDLMSSLADLVGSDKQGPDSEALLDAFMGKSQQGRNELIIEATGRTAFRKGDWAMIPPNGGQAVIKSVNIEIGNDDEYQLYNLKEDIGQQQNLAQSKPEKLQEMVAAYEKVRGSDQGEAEQLELK, from the coding sequence ATGAATAAGACTAAATTAACCACGTTTTTCAGCCGTCTCTATTATGCATTGCCTGTTTTTTTGTTAATGGCTTGTGATTCCAATAAGCAATCAAAACAAGTGGAAGAATCCTCACCTGATCATCCTAATATTGTGGTCATTTACATGGATGACCTCGGTTATGGTGATATGAGTGCCTATGGAGCCACAGAGATCAGTACTCCTAATATGGATAAACTGGCCAATGAAGGTGTTCGCTTTACCAATGGTTATGCTTCTTCGGCCACCTGTACACCGAGTCGCTATGCTTTACTCACCGGAATGTACCCATGGAGGAATAAGGATGCTAAAATTTTGCCTGGTACAGCACCTTTACTGATAGACACTGCACAAATGACCTTGCCGAAAATGCTGAAACAGCACGGTTACTATACCGGCATTGTAGGAAAATGGCATCTCGGTCTGGGCAACGGAAATGTAGATTGGAACCAGAAGATCAGCCCCAGTCCCAATGAGGTTGGATTTGATTACAGTCATATTTTGGCAGCTACACAGGATCGGGTGCCGACGGTATATATCGAAAATGGCCATGTGGTAAACCTCGATCCCAGTGACCCTGTTGAAGTGGATTACCAAAAGAACTTTGAAGGAGAACCTACAGGAAAGGATAATCCGGAGATGCTGACCATGAAGTGGCATCATGGGCATCATAACAGCATCGTAAATGGTATACCGAGAATTGGTTTTATGAAAGGTGGGGAGGCAGCCAGGTGGAGTGATGTGGATATGGCTGACCACTTTTTGGGAAAAGCCAAAGCATTTGTGAAGGGACATAAGGAAGAACCTTTCTTTTTATACTATGCCTTACAGCAGCCCCATGTACCTCGTACACCAAACCCAAGATTTGTAGGGGCCACAGGAATGGGGCCTAGGGGTGACGTGATTGCTGAAGCGGATTGGTGTATTGGGGAGTTTCTGAAGACACTGGAGGAAGAGGGAATTCTAGAAAACACCCTGATCGTATTTTCGAGTGACAATGGTCCCGTGCTAAACGACGGTTATTATGATGATGCGGTAGAAAAATTAGGTAACCACAAGCCTGCGGGACCGCTGAGGGGTGGGAAGTACAGCTTGTTTGAGGCAGGAACCCGGGTGCCTTTTGCGGTATACTGGAAAGGTAAAATAGTACCACAAGTTTCTGATGCCTTGGTTTGCCAAGTGGATTTGATGTCTTCATTGGCCGACTTGGTGGGCAGTGATAAGCAAGGCCCGGATAGTGAAGCTTTGCTGGATGCGTTTATGGGAAAAAGCCAACAAGGCAGGAATGAACTGATCATTGAAGCTACTGGCCGCACAGCTTTCCGTAAAGGGGACTGGGCGATGATTCCACCTAATGGAGGACAAGCGGTAATCAAATCGGTCAATATAGAAATAGGGAATGATGATGAATACCAACTTTATAACCTGAAAGAAGATATTGGCCAACAGCAGAACCTAGCCCAATCCAAGCCTGAAAAGCTTCAAGAAATGGTGGCAGCATATGAAAAGGTAAGAGGAAGCGATCAAGGCGAAGCAGAACAGCTAGAGCTAAAGTAA
- a CDS encoding 3'-5' exonuclease: MNLNLKTPIAFFDLEATGINISTDRIVEVSIVKVHPGGEEETKTMQINPTIPIPKEVSLIHGIYDKDIKDAPTFKDVAKELHQFLEGADLAGFNVLKFDIPLLVEEFLRAGIDFDIEKRNLLDAQKIFHMMEKRNLTAAYKFYCGKTLENAHSAEADTIATYEVFKAQIERYKDEEAFDLQGNKLGVIENDMKKVHQLINEKMVDLAGRFIFNDEGVECFNFGKHKGKPVEQVLKEEPNYYDWMMKGDFPLDTKRKFTQIKLRNFNNR; encoded by the coding sequence ATGAATTTAAACTTAAAAACTCCCATTGCATTTTTTGACCTAGAGGCTACTGGCATCAATATTTCTACTGACCGAATCGTGGAAGTGTCCATCGTAAAGGTACATCCGGGGGGAGAAGAGGAAACCAAAACCATGCAAATCAACCCGACTATTCCGATTCCAAAGGAAGTTTCCCTGATCCATGGTATTTATGATAAAGACATTAAGGATGCCCCGACTTTTAAAGATGTCGCCAAGGAACTTCACCAGTTTTTGGAAGGGGCTGATTTGGCCGGATTTAACGTCCTTAAGTTTGATATCCCACTTTTGGTAGAGGAATTCCTGCGTGCCGGTATCGACTTTGACATCGAAAAGCGAAACCTGCTGGACGCACAGAAAATTTTCCACATGATGGAAAAGCGAAACCTTACGGCTGCCTATAAATTCTACTGTGGCAAGACCCTCGAAAATGCCCATAGTGCAGAAGCCGACACTATAGCCACCTATGAGGTATTCAAGGCACAGATAGAACGGTATAAGGATGAAGAAGCCTTTGACCTGCAAGGAAACAAGCTTGGTGTGATTGAAAATGACATGAAAAAAGTCCACCAACTGATCAACGAAAAAATGGTGGACCTGGCAGGAAGATTTATTTTCAACGATGAAGGGGTGGAATGCTTTAACTTCGGCAAGCATAAAGGCAAGCCTGTCGAGCAGGTACTGAAAGAGGAGCCAAACTACTACGACTGGATGATGAAGGGGGATTTCCCGCTGGACACCAAACGTAAGTTTACCCAAATCAAACTCCGGAATTTTAATAATCGGTAG
- a CDS encoding EcsC family protein: MLLYEEIAFYEMIAWLQKMKKSPSLMNRMAKGVQHRINNIIPEKVHQAITYAIEKMVKGVLYGSSYINASVPREVSFEKREGKVKNKIKWYKSTASVEGAVTGAGGILMGFADFPAFLTIKMKMMFEVASLYGHDVKDFRERLFILHVFQLAFCSQKKRNELIGIIENWNNHKESLPVKEDGFDWRSFQIEYRDYMDLAKLAQLIPVIGAGVGAVANWQLSDHLGKTAMQCYRLRYFDRKGMLE; encoded by the coding sequence ATGTTGCTATACGAAGAAATTGCTTTTTATGAAATGATTGCTTGGCTTCAAAAAATGAAGAAAAGCCCTTCATTGATGAATAGAATGGCCAAAGGTGTTCAGCACCGGATCAATAATATCATTCCTGAAAAGGTGCACCAGGCGATCACCTATGCTATCGAAAAGATGGTGAAAGGGGTGCTTTATGGCTCCAGCTATATCAATGCTTCTGTGCCTCGGGAAGTGAGCTTTGAAAAACGGGAAGGGAAAGTGAAAAATAAGATCAAATGGTATAAGAGCACCGCTTCAGTGGAGGGCGCGGTGACTGGTGCAGGCGGAATTTTGATGGGCTTTGCAGATTTTCCGGCCTTTCTTACCATCAAAATGAAAATGATGTTTGAAGTGGCCTCTCTTTATGGCCATGATGTGAAGGATTTTAGGGAACGGCTCTTTATCCTGCACGTTTTCCAACTTGCCTTTTGTAGCCAGAAGAAAAGGAATGAGCTGATTGGCATCATTGAAAATTGGAATAACCACAAAGAGAGCCTTCCAGTAAAAGAGGATGGGTTTGACTGGAGGAGTTTTCAGATCGAATATCGCGATTACATGGATTTGGCGAAGTTGGCACAACTCATTCCTGTCATCGGAGCAGGAGTGGGGGCAGTGGCCAATTGGCAACTTTCCGACCATTTGGGGAAAACGGCCATGCAGTGTTACCGGTTAAGGTATTTTGATCGAAAGGGAATGCTGGAGTGA
- a CDS encoding metallophosphoesterase family protein, protein MVKIALISDSHSFIDDKILSHLQDVDEIWHAGDIGDEKVMEALPKDKKVRAVYGNIDDLACQQKYPEELIFDLEGARVMMIHIGGKPPRYAAGVKKHIKEIKPTIFICGHSHICKVEFDKELGCLYMNPGAVGNHGFHQVKTLLKFNLEAGQPKNLRVVELGKRGGV, encoded by the coding sequence ATGGTGAAAATTGCTTTAATTTCTGATTCACACAGTTTTATCGATGACAAGATACTTTCCCATCTGCAAGATGTAGATGAAATCTGGCATGCAGGTGATATAGGGGATGAAAAGGTCATGGAGGCCTTACCCAAGGATAAAAAAGTCAGGGCTGTCTACGGAAATATTGATGATTTGGCCTGTCAACAAAAATATCCTGAGGAATTGATTTTTGATCTGGAAGGTGCCAGAGTGATGATGATCCATATCGGTGGCAAGCCGCCAAGGTACGCCGCAGGAGTCAAAAAGCACATAAAAGAAATAAAGCCAACCATTTTCATTTGTGGTCATAGCCATATTTGTAAAGTGGAATTTGACAAAGAGCTGGGCTGTCTGTACATGAATCCCGGGGCAGTGGGCAATCATGGCTTTCACCAAGTAAAGACCCTCCTGAAATTTAACTTAGAGGCTGGCCAACCAAAAAATCTCAGGGTCGTTGAATTAGGGAAACGTGGGGGTGTGTAA